One region of Triticum aestivum cultivar Chinese Spring chromosome 6B, IWGSC CS RefSeq v2.1, whole genome shotgun sequence genomic DNA includes:
- the LOC123138825 gene encoding uncharacterized protein gives MWYAYSGVTDHITGELEKLAIREKYFSNNEVDTAASGGALLFCSSPRPQNREKLQDQTWLSTFHLRSISLPSRPHPTETEIEEQMLSLEASICSSTTIGMMCEGLRRLGNIYNGVEEIICLPSSQVCAYQQRTVLDGEMDGSLELLDLCGTMQEIFAEMKAIIQELQLSLRKGDDATAQASIQSYTRLAKKAKNHFKKTTKKISADCGMVMLLAKAREISVSLLESTLHLLSKQIEMPKQSLVSKAFHKKKSVVCKEEQLLGLECSIGDLESGAGHLFRKFVQSRVSLLNILSS, from the exons ATGTGGTATGCTTACTCCGGGGTGACCGACCACATCACAGGTGAGCTTGAGAAGCTTGCCATCCGCGAGAAGTATTTCAGCAACAACGAAGTAGACACCGCCGCAAGCGGTGGAG CTCTTCTTTTCTGCTCCTCTCCTCGACCACAAAATAGAGAAAAGCTTCAAGATCAGACATGGCTTTCCACGTTCCACCTAAGATCGATAAGTTTGCCTTCTAGGCCTCACCCCACCGAGACCGAGATTGAAGAACAGATGTTGAGCCTAGAGGCAAGCATCTGTTCCTCCACGACCATCGGCATGATGTGCGAGGGTCTGAGGAGGCTTGGAAACATCTATAATGGCGTCGAAGAGATCATCTGCCTTCCAAGCAGCCAAGTCTGTGCCTACCAGCAGAGGACGGTGTTGGATGGAGAAATGGACGGTTCTCTTGAgctgctagatctatgtggcaccATGCAAGAGATCTTCGCCGAGATGAAGGCCATCATCCAAGAGCTGCAACTGTCTCTAAGGAAAGGGGATGATGCGACTGCTCAAGCCAGTATCCAATCTTACACCCGCttggcgaagaaggccaagaatcatTTCAAGAAGACCACGAAGAAGATTTCGGCAGATTGCGGGATGGTCATGCTCTTGGCCAAGGCCAGAGAGATCTCTGTCTCTCTGCTGGAGTCCACACTCCATCTCTTGTCGAAGCAAATTGAAATGCCTAAACAGTCTCTTGTTTCCAAGGCATTTCACAAAAAGAAGTCAGTTGTTTGCAAGGAGGAGCAATTGTTGGGGTTAGAGTGCAGTATCGGAGATCTTGAGAGCGGAGCAGGACATCTGTTCAGGAAATTTGTCCAGAGCAGAGTTTCTCTACTCAACATCCTTAGCTCATAG
- the LOC123135831 gene encoding uncharacterized protein encodes MAFHQRSISLPSRPHVSETQVEQELHSLEASISSSNSISMMCDGLRSLASIYDGLEEIVCLPSHQVFSSQQRNMLDGEMEGSLELLDLCSSMQDIFVEMKAIIQELQVALRKGDDAAAQASIQSYTRLTKKAKNHFKKNTKKTPADSRMFMLLTKGREISASLLEATIHLLSKQIEMPKQSLVFKAFHKKKVLVCKEEQLTGLECSIGDLESGVGHLFRKLVQSRVSLLNILSS; translated from the coding sequence ATGGCTTTCCACCAAAGATCCATAAGTTTGCCTTCTAGGCCTCATGTCAGTGAGACCCAAGTTGAGCAAGAGCTCCACAGCCTAGAAGCAAGCATCTCTTCCTCCAATTCCATCAGCATGATGTGCGATGGTCTCAGGAGTCTTGCAAGCATCTATGATGGTCTTGAAGAGATTGTTTGCCTACCAAGCCACCAAGTTTTCTCCTCCCAGCAGAGGAACATGTTGGATGGAGAAATGGAAGGTTCTCTAGAGCTGCTAGATCTCTGTAGCTCCATGCAAGATATCTTCGTCGAGATGAAGGCCATCATCCAAGAGCTGCAAGTGGCTCTAAGGAAAGGGGATGATGCAGCTGCTCAAGCCAGTATCCAATCTTACACCCGCTtgacgaagaaggccaagaatcatttcaagaagaacacgaagaagacTCCTGCAGATTCCAGGATGTTCATGCTATTAACCAAGGGCAGAGAGATCTCCGCCTCTCTGCTGGAGGCCACAATCCATCTCTTGTCAAAGCAAATTGAAATGCCTAAACAGTCTCTTGTTTTCAAGGCATTTCACAAAAAGAAGGTACTTGTTTGCAAGGAGGAGCAATTGACGGGGTTAGAGTGCAGTATCGGAGATCTTGAGAGCGGAGTAGGACATCTGTTCAGGAAATTAGTCCAGAGCAGAGTTTCTCTACTCAACATCCTTAGCTCATAG